In uncultured Ilyobacter sp., a genomic segment contains:
- a CDS encoding tripartite tricarboxylate transporter permease produces the protein MMEILQNLMHGFSVAATPMNLLWVTIGGTLGTIVGMLPGLGPATGVAVLLPLTFTMGPTAALITMCGIYYGAMFGGSRSSILINTPGDGAALAATFDGYPMAMNGRAEAALAMSAVASLIGGLISAVLITFVATPVSMFALKFGPAEYFLLMVAALSMTASMSKGNMIGGFVSMFVGLIIATVGLDAQSGVPRFTFGIMELQQGIDFLILIIGIYALGEVFKSFKSINEGQKDMQKKFGKIWFTKEDWKECLMPILRSTPLGFIVGALPGAGGTMASLMSYNNEKQLSKDPDSFGKGNIVGLAAPEAANNAASVGALIPMLTLGIPGSGTTAVMMGALLMLGLQPGPMLFVQHPDIAWGLIASMFIGNIVLAIVNIPLAGLLVRVLAIPPKILYPIVLGLAFIGTYAIGNSAMDFYLLVIFGVMGLFMSKAKVPTAPMILGVIVGGTMEQSFRQAIVLSDGSLSIFTGSPLAITLIALTVGSVIFPLIKEAAKNKKLASA, from the coding sequence ATGATGGAAATATTACAAAATTTGATGCACGGTTTTTCCGTTGCTGCTACACCGATGAACTTATTGTGGGTAACAATCGGAGGAACTTTAGGAACTATAGTTGGAATGCTTCCAGGACTTGGACCTGCGACTGGGGTTGCTGTTTTACTGCCCCTTACATTTACAATGGGACCTACGGCGGCTCTTATTACAATGTGTGGAATATATTACGGTGCGATGTTTGGTGGATCGAGAAGTTCGATACTTATAAATACTCCAGGTGATGGAGCTGCCCTTGCAGCTACATTTGACGGGTATCCTATGGCTATGAACGGACGTGCAGAGGCAGCTCTTGCTATGTCAGCCGTTGCATCTCTTATAGGTGGACTTATCTCTGCTGTTCTTATAACTTTCGTAGCTACTCCGGTTTCGATGTTTGCGTTGAAATTCGGACCTGCAGAATATTTCCTTTTGATGGTTGCTGCTCTTTCTATGACAGCCTCTATGTCTAAGGGTAATATGATCGGTGGATTTGTATCTATGTTTGTTGGACTTATCATAGCAACTGTTGGACTTGATGCCCAGTCCGGTGTTCCTAGGTTTACTTTTGGAATAATGGAACTTCAGCAGGGAATAGACTTCCTTATCCTTATTATAGGTATCTACGCACTTGGGGAAGTATTTAAAAGTTTTAAGTCTATCAATGAAGGTCAAAAAGATATGCAGAAGAAATTTGGCAAAATCTGGTTTACCAAAGAGGACTGGAAAGAATGTCTTATGCCGATATTGAGAAGTACTCCTCTAGGATTTATCGTAGGAGCTCTTCCTGGAGCCGGAGGAACAATGGCTTCCCTCATGTCATACAACAATGAGAAACAACTTTCAAAAGATCCTGATAGCTTTGGTAAGGGTAATATTGTAGGACTAGCAGCACCAGAAGCGGCAAATAACGCTGCATCTGTGGGAGCTCTAATCCCTATGCTTACACTTGGAATTCCTGGATCTGGTACAACTGCGGTAATGATGGGAGCTCTACTTATGCTAGGACTTCAACCAGGACCTATGTTATTTGTTCAGCATCCAGATATCGCCTGGGGTCTTATAGCTAGTATGTTTATCGGTAACATAGTTTTAGCTATAGTAAATATACCTCTAGCTGGTTTACTTGTAAGAGTTTTGGCTATACCGCCAAAGATCCTATATCCAATAGTTCTTGGGCTCGCATTTATAGGAACTTATGCTATAGGAAACAGTGCTATGGATTTCTACCTACTGGTTATATTTGGTGTTATGGGGCTGTTCATGTCAAAAGCAAAAGTGCCGACAGCACCTATGATCCTTGGGGTAATAGTTGGAGGAACTATGGAGCAGTCATTTAGACAAGCGATAGTTCTATCTGATGGTAGCCTAAGCATCTTCACAGGATCACCTCTAGCTATAACTTTAATAGCCTTAACAGTTGGATCGGTTATTTTCCCTCTAATAAAAGAAGCTGCTAAAAATAAAAAGCTTGCAAGTGCCTAA
- a CDS encoding oxaloacetate decarboxylase subunit alpha codes for MKKLKITETALRDGHQSLIATRLKTEEILPILEKMDQVGYYSLEVWGGATFDACIRFLNEDPWERLREMRKRVKNTKLQMLLRGQNLLGYRHYADDVVDKFIEKSLKNGIDIIRVFDALNDYRNLETAIKSIIKYNGHCQGCIAYTTSEIHTVDYFVEKVKELEKLGAHSICIKDMAGILLPEVAYELIKKIKSVTDLPIELHTHCTSGIASMLYMRAIEAGVDIIDTGISPFSGGTAQPATEVFAHVLKGSERDPELDLGLLSEIADYFKPIKEKYRSEGILNPKVMDVEPKTLSYQVPGGMLSNLLSQLEGQGASDRYEEVLEEVPRVRKDLGYPPLVTPLSQMVGTQAVFNVLVGERYKFVPKEIKDYVRGKYGQSPAPISQEIKEKIIGEETPITHRPADDISPEFEKLKAEIGELAQSDEDVLMYALFPENAKEFLNKRFEELEEENEYIMTVYV; via the coding sequence TTGAAAAAATTAAAAATAACTGAGACTGCATTGAGAGACGGACATCAGTCCCTTATAGCAACAAGACTAAAAACTGAGGAAATTCTTCCTATTTTGGAAAAGATGGACCAGGTAGGATATTATTCTCTAGAGGTATGGGGCGGAGCTACATTTGATGCCTGTATAAGATTTCTAAATGAAGATCCTTGGGAAAGACTTAGAGAGATGAGAAAAAGAGTTAAGAATACAAAACTTCAGATGCTACTCCGTGGTCAAAATCTTCTTGGTTACAGACATTATGCAGATGATGTTGTTGATAAGTTCATAGAAAAATCACTAAAAAATGGAATAGATATTATAAGAGTTTTTGACGCACTAAACGACTACAGAAACCTTGAAACTGCAATCAAGTCCATTATTAAATATAACGGACACTGTCAAGGGTGTATCGCTTACACAACTAGTGAGATTCATACTGTAGATTACTTTGTAGAAAAAGTAAAAGAACTTGAAAAATTAGGTGCTCACTCAATCTGTATAAAGGATATGGCTGGAATATTACTTCCAGAAGTAGCCTATGAGTTAATAAAAAAGATAAAATCAGTAACTGATCTTCCTATTGAGCTTCATACTCACTGTACAAGTGGGATAGCATCGATGCTTTATATGAGGGCTATAGAGGCTGGAGTAGATATAATAGACACAGGTATATCACCTTTTTCAGGAGGTACAGCACAGCCTGCAACAGAAGTATTTGCCCATGTTTTAAAAGGAAGCGAAAGAGACCCAGAATTAGATCTTGGTCTTCTTTCAGAAATTGCAGATTACTTTAAGCCGATAAAAGAAAAGTACAGATCAGAAGGGATATTAAATCCAAAAGTAATGGATGTAGAGCCAAAGACACTTTCATACCAGGTTCCAGGTGGAATGCTTTCAAACCTTCTTTCGCAATTAGAAGGGCAGGGTGCATCTGATAGATATGAAGAGGTTCTTGAAGAGGTACCGAGAGTAAGAAAAGACCTCGGATATCCACCTCTAGTAACACCTCTTTCACAAATGGTTGGTACACAGGCAGTATTCAATGTACTTGTAGGAGAAAGATATAAATTTGTTCCTAAAGAGATAAAAGACTATGTAAGAGGAAAATATGGTCAGTCTCCGGCACCAATAAGCCAAGAGATAAAAGAGAAAATAATCGGAGAAGAGACACCGATAACTCATAGACCGGCAGATGATATTTCTCCGGAATTTGAAAAGCTAAAAGCTGAGATAGGAGAGCTTGCTCAAAGTGACGAAGATGTATTAATGTACGCTTTATTCCCAGAAAATGCAAAAGAATTTTTAAATAAAAGATTTGAAGAGCTAGAGGAAGAGAACGAATATATCATGACAGTTTACGTATAA
- the citD gene encoding citrate lyase acyl carrier protein: MIGICGNEKASDALVTVDLNTVGISVEVISKLKGMFGDLMEKSVMEALAEMETENAKVTVQDFGALDFIIKARTKTAVRRAMAAAGGVK, encoded by the coding sequence ATGATTGGAATTTGCGGAAATGAAAAAGCTTCAGATGCACTGGTTACAGTTGATCTGAATACCGTAGGAATCAGTGTTGAGGTAATTTCGAAGTTAAAGGGAATGTTTGGAGACTTGATGGAGAAATCTGTTATGGAGGCCCTTGCAGAGATGGAGACAGAAAATGCAAAGGTAACTGTGCAAGATTTTGGAGCATTAGATTTTATAATCAAAGCTAGAACAAAAACAGCAGTGAGAAGAGCAATGGCTGCTGCAGGAGGTGTAAAATAA
- a CDS encoding aldolase/citrate lyase family protein yields the protein MKKLRRTMLFAPASNPKLLFNTAIYKPDCILFDLEDAVRYDEKDAARDLLVEAFKTIDYGQCEVFVRTNPLRKPTGEKAPFGELDIRALVPAGMRRMRLPMCEKPEHIEELAALLDEVEKEHGIEPGSVKVQASLETPIGVMNALAIAQSSDRITSISFGAEDFTRTLGTDRTKAATELFFARSQVVMAAAVAGVDAIDTVWADVSDTEGFIKEVESAKNLGFSGKSCIHPSQVKEVHNIFTPSMEEVEKSVEILKAAAEANIQDGGVITVKGKMVDIPVIAKAERIVSLAKGAGLIK from the coding sequence ATGAAAAAACTAAGAAGAACGATGCTTTTTGCACCTGCAAGTAACCCTAAACTATTATTTAACACTGCAATTTATAAGCCAGATTGTATTCTATTTGACTTAGAAGATGCAGTAAGATACGACGAAAAAGATGCAGCAAGAGACCTTCTTGTAGAAGCATTTAAAACTATAGATTATGGACAGTGTGAAGTGTTCGTAAGAACGAACCCACTTAGAAAACCAACAGGTGAAAAAGCACCTTTCGGAGAACTTGATATAAGAGCTCTTGTACCGGCAGGAATGAGAAGGATGAGACTTCCTATGTGTGAAAAACCTGAGCATATAGAGGAATTAGCAGCATTACTCGACGAAGTAGAAAAAGAGCACGGAATAGAGCCTGGATCAGTTAAAGTACAGGCATCTCTAGAAACTCCAATAGGAGTTATGAATGCTCTGGCTATAGCACAGTCTTCTGACAGAATAACTTCAATCTCTTTTGGAGCTGAAGACTTTACAAGAACATTGGGAACAGACAGAACAAAAGCAGCAACAGAACTTTTTTTTGCTAGATCACAAGTAGTTATGGCTGCAGCAGTAGCTGGTGTAGATGCTATCGATACAGTATGGGCAGATGTTTCAGATACTGAAGGATTTATCAAAGAAGTAGAATCAGCAAAGAATCTTGGATTTTCAGGTAAGTCATGTATCCACCCTTCACAGGTAAAAGAAGTTCACAATATTTTCACTCCATCTATGGAAGAAGTGGAAAAATCTGTGGAAATCTTGAAAGCAGCTGCAGAGGCTAACATTCAAGATGGTGGGGTAATTACAGTAAAAGGGAAAATGGTTGATATTCCGGTAATCGCTAAAGCTGAAAGAATAGTTTCTTTGGCTAAAGGTGCAGGACTAATCAAATAA
- the citF gene encoding citrate lyase subunit alpha, translated as MELKTLVNKLGREMPSFIEGYGEVKPYAGPFATKASGRKYAPSKSSSKPGDVKLLSSLKEALEKVEIKDGMTISFHHHLRNGDYVLNMVVEEIAAMGIKDITICSSSLTSAHEPLIDHIKNGVITGLQTSGLRGKIAKEVATNNILGKPVVFRTHGGRARAVEAGEVKIDVAFIAAPSCDPMGNMNGKEGKSAFGAMGYPMVDAEYAEKVVAITDNLMPFPLAKVSIPMTLVDHVVEVESIGDPAKIATGATRVTKNPMDLLIAENAAKVLIASGLVKEGFSFQAGSGGASLAVCKFIREYMEKNEIKGSFAAGGVTAYLVELLEAGLFNALLDTQTFDGAAADSFNRNPNHIEMSASMYANPHNKSCSAHQLDMMILSATEIDTDFNLNSMTGSTGMIMGAQGGAPDTAAGAKLTVCVAPTMRKRIPILLDKVTNIVTPGETVDVLVTERGTCVNPLRTDLIEKFTAAGIDLMTIEELKSEVEKLTGIPERVQYEDTVVGIIEYRDGTVTDVIKQVKK; from the coding sequence ATGGAATTAAAGACATTAGTTAATAAATTAGGAAGAGAGATGCCAAGTTTTATTGAAGGTTATGGTGAAGTTAAGCCCTATGCTGGGCCATTTGCTACAAAGGCATCTGGAAGAAAATATGCACCATCAAAATCTTCTTCAAAACCTGGAGATGTAAAATTATTAAGCAGCCTAAAAGAAGCTTTAGAAAAAGTTGAAATAAAAGATGGAATGACAATTTCTTTTCATCACCACCTTAGAAACGGTGATTATGTATTAAATATGGTTGTAGAAGAGATTGCGGCTATGGGTATAAAGGACATAACAATTTGTTCATCATCGCTTACATCGGCTCACGAGCCATTAATAGACCATATCAAAAATGGAGTTATAACTGGACTTCAAACATCAGGATTAAGAGGAAAAATAGCTAAAGAGGTAGCTACAAATAATATTCTTGGAAAGCCTGTAGTTTTCAGAACTCATGGTGGAAGAGCAAGAGCTGTTGAAGCTGGAGAGGTAAAAATAGATGTAGCATTTATCGCAGCACCATCTTGTGACCCTATGGGTAACATGAATGGTAAAGAGGGTAAATCTGCTTTTGGTGCCATGGGATACCCTATGGTAGATGCAGAGTATGCTGAAAAAGTAGTGGCAATAACAGATAACCTTATGCCTTTCCCATTAGCAAAGGTATCTATTCCTATGACTCTTGTAGATCATGTAGTTGAAGTAGAATCTATAGGAGACCCTGCTAAGATAGCAACAGGAGCCACAAGAGTTACAAAAAATCCAATGGATCTTTTGATAGCTGAAAATGCAGCTAAGGTACTAATCGCATCAGGACTAGTAAAAGAAGGATTTTCTTTTCAGGCTGGTTCGGGAGGAGCTTCCCTTGCAGTTTGTAAATTTATAAGAGAATATATGGAAAAAAATGAAATAAAGGGATCTTTTGCAGCAGGAGGAGTTACAGCTTACCTTGTAGAACTTCTTGAAGCAGGATTATTCAATGCACTTCTTGATACTCAGACTTTTGACGGAGCTGCAGCAGATTCATTTAACAGAAATCCAAATCACATAGAAATGTCAGCTTCTATGTATGCAAACCCTCACAATAAATCTTGTTCTGCTCACCAGTTAGATATGATGATTCTTTCTGCTACAGAGATTGATACAGACTTCAATCTAAACTCTATGACTGGTTCTACAGGAATGATCATGGGTGCTCAAGGTGGAGCCCCAGATACAGCAGCAGGAGCAAAGTTAACTGTATGTGTAGCACCGACAATGAGAAAGAGAATACCAATTTTACTAGATAAAGTAACAAATATAGTAACTCCAGGAGAAACAGTAGACGTACTGGTAACTGAAAGAGGAACTTGTGTGAATCCACTGAGAACTGACCTTATAGAAAAGTTTACAGCGGCAGGAATAGATTTAATGACCATAGAGGAATTGAAATCTGAAGTTGAAAAACTGACAGGAATCCCAGAAAGAGTTCAGTATGAGGATACAGTGGTAGGAATTATCGAGTATAGAGATGGAACTGTAACAGATGTTATCAAACAGGTAAAAAAATAA
- a CDS encoding OadG family protein, which yields MNITELMTLFSNPESIKTLAMGDKMMGVGVTVILGMGITITALIFIQFLIEMMTKLMAEKPKEAVVTEETPKAPMKPDVNDPELMAAISAAVAAKMGISKESIVKTVVEKR from the coding sequence ATGAATATTACAGAACTTATGACACTGTTTTCTAACCCAGAGAGCATAAAAACCCTGGCTATGGGAGATAAAATGATGGGAGTGGGTGTGACTGTAATCCTCGGAATGGGTATAACAATTACAGCACTTATATTCATACAATTTCTTATAGAAATGATGACAAAATTAATGGCTGAGAAACCAAAAGAGGCAGTGGTTACTGAAGAAACTCCAAAGGCTCCAATGAAGCCAGATGTCAATGATCCTGAACTGATGGCGGCTATATCTGCTGCAGTTGCTGCAAAAATGGGCATATCCAAAGAAAGCATAGTGAAAACAGTAGTTGAGAAAAGATAG